The genomic DNA TTGATAATTTTGTATTTATTACTCCTAAATCATAATAAGTCGGAGCGAAAGTGGAATCAATTTTTAAAGATTTTGAATAATAAATAAACGCTGAATCATATTTGGAGATTTCCGCATATGATTTTCCAAGATTGTAAAGAGCATCTAAATTATTGGGATTAAATTTAATAGCATCATTTAAAAAGTGTATAGAAGAAATATTATTGCTTTCTGGATTTCGAAATGCTATAGCAAGTTTAGTAAGAAGCGATGAAAAATTATTCTTATATTCAAAAAAATTCTCATTCTTAAATTTATCATCAATATGTTCCAATAGTTTAGATGCTATGGTAATGCGTCCTTTTTTCATTTGTTCTAAAACCATTAACCAATAAATCATGTAATCCATGTCTGTTGTTAATGACCCCTCTATGACATCGTATAGACTCGAATACTCAGAAATTCCAGTTTCATATTCTTTTTGTAATGGAATTTTAGAATCTCTAATAATTTGATACTTTATATTCGCTTGATAAGATTCAGTATTTATATTATCAAATAAATCACCATAAATAACAATATCTGAATTAGTTATCTTTCCTATACTTCTGATAGAGTCTTTTTCTATTACAGCTTTTTCAATTGGATAAAACTTCATATCAAGCTTGGGTTTAGTATGATATTTGAAAATATCTTGATTAATAATTTTATTGTATCGAGCTATTAAAGCGGTTTCAAATTTCTGATTATTATCATTATTTTTCTGGAAGTCATTAAATGTTAATATTAAGATATTAAAGGACTCATTAGAGCTAAAAAAAACATTATCTTCTATATATACTGGAAAAAATTTCAACCAAAATTTTGATAGAGTTTCATAGAAATCACCAAAAATAATTACAGAGATCATAATAGTTGTAATGATTGAAACTATTACAATCTTTTTTTTGATTAGTCCCTTAAAATTTATTCCTTTTATCATTAACATCTCCACTTGTTATTAATCTAAACTAACATCATAATATTTGTGATTTTTTATTAAAACATCTACATATTGGGTATAATGTATGTGTCCCCGTCATTTG from Bacteroidales bacterium includes the following:
- a CDS encoding tetratricopeptide repeat protein, with translation MIKGINFKGLIKKKIVIVSIITTIMISVIIFGDFYETLSKFWLKFFPVYIEDNVFFSSNESFNILILTFNDFQKNNDNNQKFETALIARYNKIINQDIFKYHTKPKLDMKFYPIEKAVIEKDSIRSIGKITNSDIVIYGDLFDNINTESYQANIKYQIIRDSKIPLQKEYETGISEYSSLYDVIEGSLTTDMDYMIYWLMVLEQMKKGRITIASKLLEHIDDKFKNENFFEYKNNFSSLLTKLAIAFRNPESNNISSIHFLNDAIKFNPNNLDALYNLGKSYAEISKYDSAFIYYSKSLKIDSTFAPTYYDLGVINTKLSKYDLAITNYNKAIRYKPDSIKPYNNLGVIYCHYLENPKLSEFYFLKAIDESPTHGPSHYGYGQLLHYKLKEYGLAKEHYKKAIEYDKHIYNAYTELSKIYLIYNDLSKAIKILNQLLEIKYDFADAHFSLALIYNLKQEYLLSESYCLEAINFEPKHALAHILLAKIMIVQYKDKSKAKDYYLKACSIDKKMRTKFNDIMFNVH